In Haematobia irritans isolate KBUSLIRL chromosome 1, ASM5000362v1, whole genome shotgun sequence, a genomic segment contains:
- the LOC142242957 gene encoding larval cuticle protein A2B-like, with product MAYKLLITFALVAAASAAVIVPSAPVLAKTVELEEYDPHPQYKYGYDVQDSLSGDNKGHVEERDGDIVRGEYSLIDSDGFKRTVTYVADPINGFNAVVRRDPLVAAAPLVAEPVVRTAPVVAAPAAYTVSHF from the exons ATGGCATACAAG ttATTGATCACATTCGCTTTGGTGGCTGCTGCCAGTGCCGCTGTTATTGTACCAAGTGCACCTGTCTTGGCCAAAACTGTGGAACTAGAAGAATACGATCCTCATCCTCAATACAAGTATGGCTATGATGTTCAAGATTCTTTGTCAGGTGACAATAAGGGTCATGTGGAAGAACGCGATGGTGATATAGTTCGTGGCGAATATTCCTTGATCGATTCTGATGGTTTCAAACGTACTGTCACCTATGTTGCTGATCCCATCAATGGTTTCAATGCTGTTGTACGACGTGATCCTCTTGTTGCTGCTGCTCCACTTGTCGCTGAGCCCGTTGTGAGAACTGCTCCCGTAGTTGCAGCTCCAGCTGCATACACTGTAAGCCATTTTTAA